Proteins encoded in a region of the Flavobacterium sp. PMTSA4 genome:
- a CDS encoding tagaturonate reductase: protein MEKLNRKSQGLEKKFPIKVVQYGEGNFLRAFVDYAFQRLNNELDFNAGVAMVQPLENGMMNMINDQDGLYTLFMNGIKKGTKIQDIELITNVVKGINPYKEYSDYLDLAKEEELQFIISNTTEAGIEYIDTDTYNMQPPVAFPARLTVLLHERFKHFNGDVSKGVTIIPCELINYNADTLKEIILKYCALWSLDNAFKNWLLESCSFHNTLVDRIVPGYPRNEIEEYNSKLNYQDNLIVTAEPFFLWVIEGGDELRKKLPFDKTDLNVKIVDDMQPFRTLKVRILNGAHTAMVPFSLLYGNETVMQTVDGDFTGKFVDSIISEINGTLPFDKSEVLAYSDEVMDRFRNPFIKHALSDIALNSISKFKVRVLPSLLQYYNDHKQLPTNLTFSFACLIQFYKGTWNGNALPIKDTPEIIEEFNAAWQLKDLELVVNRVLANEEFWGEDLTKINGLVQDIVLALSEIESNGVEQGYLNFNKQFQS from the coding sequence ATGGAAAAATTAAACAGAAAAAGCCAAGGGTTAGAAAAGAAGTTTCCAATTAAAGTGGTACAATATGGTGAAGGTAATTTCTTAAGGGCTTTCGTTGATTACGCTTTTCAGAGACTGAATAATGAACTCGATTTCAACGCCGGTGTTGCGATGGTTCAGCCATTGGAAAACGGGATGATGAATATGATCAATGATCAGGACGGTTTGTATACCTTGTTTATGAACGGAATCAAGAAAGGAACTAAAATTCAGGATATTGAGCTGATTACGAATGTTGTTAAAGGAATTAATCCTTACAAAGAATATTCAGATTATCTTGATTTAGCCAAAGAGGAAGAGCTTCAATTCATCATTTCAAATACTACGGAAGCGGGTATCGAGTACATCGATACAGATACCTATAACATGCAGCCACCGGTAGCTTTTCCGGCAAGATTAACGGTACTATTGCACGAAAGATTCAAGCATTTTAATGGTGATGTCAGCAAAGGAGTTACTATTATTCCTTGTGAGTTGATCAATTATAATGCGGATACGTTAAAAGAAATTATTTTGAAGTATTGTGCTCTTTGGAGTTTAGATAATGCGTTTAAAAACTGGTTGTTGGAAAGCTGTTCATTCCATAATACTTTGGTTGACCGAATTGTCCCGGGATATCCGAGAAACGAAATAGAAGAGTACAACAGCAAGTTGAACTATCAGGATAATTTGATTGTTACGGCAGAGCCGTTCTTCCTTTGGGTAATTGAAGGTGGAGATGAGTTGAGAAAAAAATTGCCGTTTGACAAAACCGATTTGAATGTTAAGATTGTGGATGATATGCAACCGTTCAGAACCTTGAAAGTTCGTATTTTGAATGGAGCGCACACCGCTATGGTTCCGTTTTCATTATTGTACGGAAACGAAACGGTAATGCAAACGGTTGATGGTGATTTTACCGGTAAATTTGTAGACAGCATCATTTCGGAAATCAATGGGACATTACCCTTTGACAAAAGTGAAGTGTTGGCCTATTCGGATGAAGTAATGGACCGTTTTAGAAATCCATTTATTAAACATGCTTTATCAGATATTGCCTTGAATTCGATTTCAAAATTCAAAGTTCGTGTTTTGCCAAGTTTGTTACAATATTATAACGACCACAAACAGCTTCCGACCAATTTGACGTTTTCATTTGCTTGTTTAATTCAATTTTACAAAGGAACATGGAATGGAAATGCTTTGCCAATAAAAGATACTCCGGAAATTATAGAAGAATTTAATGCAGCTTGGCAATTAAAAGATTTGGAATTAGTGGTAAACCGAGTTTTGGCTAATGAAGAATTTTGGGGAGAAGATTTAACTAAAATTAATGGCTTGGTTCAGGATATTGTTTTGGCATTATCAGAAATCGAAAGCAATGGGGTTGAACAAGGCTATTTGAATTTCAACAAGCAATTTCAATCATAA
- a CDS encoding YhcH/YjgK/YiaL family protein, with translation MIVDTLNNGLKYSSLHPLFATAFEYLQDKDLNSLEDGKHDIAEGLKLIVSNGNGKTAETSLEKFECHDQNIDIQICVNGLETIGWKPREKCNIPNGEYNDEKDVRFFNDEPDMFFQLTNNQFVIFYPEDVHAPMIGDGAIKKLVFKVKI, from the coding sequence ATGATTGTAGATACACTAAATAACGGTTTAAAATACAGTAGTTTACATCCTTTGTTTGCCACAGCATTCGAATATCTTCAAGATAAAGATTTGAATTCTTTGGAAGATGGAAAACATGACATTGCTGAAGGTTTAAAATTGATTGTAAGCAACGGAAACGGAAAGACAGCTGAAACTAGCTTGGAAAAATTTGAATGTCATGACCAAAATATTGATATCCAAATCTGTGTAAATGGTTTAGAAACAATTGGTTGGAAACCAAGAGAAAAATGCAATATTCCAAACGGAGAGTACAATGATGAGAAAGATGTTCGCTTTTTCAATGATGAACCGGATATGTTTTTTCAGTTAACCAACAATCAGTTTGTCATTTTCTATCCGGAAGATGTACATGCGCCAATGATTGGCGATGGAGCAATTAAAAAATTAGTATTTAAAGTTAAAATTTAA
- a CDS encoding glycoside hydrolase family 28 protein, with protein MFQQNFFRIIIIFFTLNVLFVSCATKKDKSEVSDVDWSKMYQIINNVKEPVFKNKVYLVTDFGAVADGSFDNTLVFKKAIQSCSQNGGGIVSVPFGKYFTGPIHLEDNVNFHLEDGAEVLFSTNPKDYPIVHTSFEGMELMNYSPLIYAYNKKNVAVTGKGVLNGQANETNWWPWKGSTSEGSFYGFKEGQPSQKDKLNLPALMDMAQTDVPVEKRVFGEGHYLRPNFFEPFGCTNVLIKDVKIINAPFWVLHPMKSTNVIVDGVTVQSHGPNNDGCDPEYSKNVIIKNCIFNTGDDCIAIKAGRDNEGRKVGIKSENIVVQKCKMIDGHGGVVIGSEMSAGVQNVFVEDCKMDSPNLDRVIRIKSNSRRGGTVDGVYVRNIEVGQVKEAVLKVNMFYAIYGDQTGNFIPKVKNIFLENITVKNGGKYGVWAKGYESDPIENIILKDVIIEKVENKYLLENVKNIQFINTKINGTLVESPNN; from the coding sequence ATGTTTCAACAGAATTTTTTTAGAATAATCATTATTTTTTTCACACTCAACGTGTTGTTTGTTTCATGCGCTACAAAAAAAGATAAATCTGAAGTTTCAGATGTTGATTGGAGTAAAATGTATCAGATTATAAATAATGTTAAAGAACCTGTTTTTAAGAATAAAGTTTATTTAGTTACAGATTTTGGTGCTGTTGCAGATGGAAGTTTTGATAATACATTAGTATTTAAAAAGGCAATTCAATCTTGCTCTCAAAATGGTGGAGGTATTGTTTCTGTTCCTTTTGGTAAATATTTTACGGGACCAATCCATTTAGAAGATAATGTTAATTTTCATTTAGAAGATGGAGCAGAGGTTTTGTTTAGCACAAATCCAAAAGATTATCCAATTGTTCATACTTCTTTTGAAGGTATGGAATTAATGAATTATTCTCCTTTGATATATGCTTACAATAAAAAGAATGTTGCAGTTACAGGTAAAGGAGTTTTAAATGGTCAGGCTAATGAAACTAATTGGTGGCCATGGAAGGGAAGTACTTCAGAAGGTAGTTTTTATGGTTTTAAAGAAGGTCAGCCTTCACAAAAGGACAAATTAAATTTACCTGCACTAATGGATATGGCTCAAACTGATGTTCCAGTTGAAAAAAGAGTTTTTGGTGAAGGACATTACTTGAGACCAAATTTTTTCGAACCATTTGGATGTACAAACGTTCTTATTAAAGATGTAAAAATAATAAATGCTCCATTTTGGGTTCTTCATCCTATGAAATCTACAAATGTAATTGTAGATGGTGTTACAGTTCAAAGTCATGGACCAAATAACGATGGTTGCGATCCTGAATATTCTAAAAATGTAATAATCAAAAATTGTATTTTTAATACTGGTGATGATTGTATTGCAATAAAAGCAGGAAGAGATAATGAAGGCAGAAAAGTTGGAATTAAAAGCGAAAATATAGTTGTCCAAAAATGTAAAATGATTGATGGTCATGGTGGAGTTGTTATTGGAAGTGAAATGTCTGCAGGAGTACAAAATGTCTTTGTTGAAGACTGTAAAATGGATAGCCCAAATTTAGATAGAGTAATCAGAATAAAATCAAATTCAAGAAGAGGCGGAACAGTTGATGGTGTTTATGTTAGAAATATTGAAGTTGGTCAAGTAAAAGAAGCGGTACTTAAGGTAAATATGTTTTATGCCATTTACGGAGATCAAACTGGAAATTTTATTCCTAAAGTGAAAAATATTTTCTTAGAAAATATCACTGTAAAGAATGGTGGAAAATATGGTGTTTGGGCAAAAGGTTATGAAAGCGATCCGATTGAAAACATCATTTTAAAGGATGTTATTATAGAAAAAGTAGAAAATAAATACCTACTTGAAAATGTCAAAAACATTCAATTTATAAATACAAAAATCAATGGGACTTTAGTTGAAAGTCCAAATAATTAA
- a CDS encoding beta/alpha barrel domain-containing protein has translation MSNIQKVTDAIVQQGMLPLYFNADEEVTIEVLRAIYRAGVKAVEYTSRGDAALSNFTKMVEVRNAEMPDLLLGIGTIKNLQQAEEYFAVGADFFISPGFVPEVAAFLNSKEVLYSPGCMTPTEIIAAENAGVKFIKLFPGNMLGPEFLSGIKDIFPKLLFMPTGGVDTTRENIEGWYKAGVSAVGMGSKLISKPLMAAKDYATIEAETKKVLELIQTIK, from the coding sequence ATGAGCAACATACAAAAAGTAACCGATGCGATTGTACAACAGGGAATGCTTCCGTTGTATTTCAATGCCGATGAAGAGGTAACCATTGAAGTTTTAAGAGCAATTTATAGAGCAGGAGTGAAAGCGGTTGAATATACTAGTCGAGGTGATGCTGCATTGAGTAACTTCACTAAAATGGTGGAAGTTAGAAATGCCGAAATGCCTGATTTATTATTAGGAATTGGAACCATTAAAAATCTGCAACAAGCTGAAGAATATTTTGCGGTTGGTGCTGATTTTTTCATTAGTCCAGGATTTGTGCCAGAAGTAGCAGCATTTTTAAATAGTAAAGAAGTTTTATATAGCCCAGGTTGTATGACTCCAACTGAAATTATTGCTGCAGAAAATGCTGGAGTAAAATTCATTAAATTATTTCCAGGAAATATGTTAGGGCCAGAATTCTTGAGCGGTATTAAAGATATTTTCCCGAAATTATTGTTCATGCCAACTGGAGGCGTTGATACTACAAGAGAAAATATTGAAGGTTGGTACAAAGCAGGAGTTTCAGCAGTTGGAATGGGAAGTAAATTAATCAGCAAACCATTAATGGCTGCAAAAGATTATGCAACCATTGAAGCAGAAACCAAAAAAGTTTTGGAATTAATCCAAACCATAAAATAA
- a CDS encoding UxaA family hydrolase, with amino-acid sequence MQKKVLKVNPADNVIVALTDLVGGEQITFEGTTVVPTTDVKAKHKIAETDFAIGDDIIMYGVLVGKAAQSIKKGEVITTENVKHKSEEVFGKKANLGWTPPNVDRWKDKTFMGFHRADGQVGTKNVWLFFPLVFCENKNIEKLKEIFENELLPKKDVLYKNLLRSLIEEKSVEEVAEKNPNENLLDNIEVKFINHQGGCGGIRQDSELLAKLLAGYVNNPNVAGATVLSLGCQNLQIDIFKKALKEINPNSDKEILIYEQQQIGTTDQMFQMVIKDSYEAIKRANQIQRKPAPLSKLNIGLECGGSDGFSGISANPALGVVSDIFAALGGKTILAEFPELCGVEQELMDRCVDEEKANKFLTLMKAFEKSVVDAGSGFDMNPSPGNIKDGLITDAMKSAGAAKKGGTSPVVDVLDYGEYISKPGLNLLNTPGNDAECTTGLVGSGATVVLFTTGLGNPMGNPIAPVVKISSNSALINRMSDIIDVNAGTVITGEKTIAEVGAEIVDYIIELASGNIETKADQLKQDVFIPWKRGVSL; translated from the coding sequence ATGCAAAAGAAAGTATTAAAAGTAAACCCAGCCGATAATGTAATTGTGGCCTTGACCGATTTGGTTGGAGGTGAACAAATTACCTTTGAGGGAACTACAGTTGTTCCAACAACTGATGTTAAAGCCAAACATAAAATTGCAGAGACTGATTTTGCAATTGGTGATGATATTATCATGTATGGTGTTTTGGTGGGTAAAGCTGCACAATCTATAAAAAAAGGAGAAGTAATTACGACCGAAAATGTAAAACATAAAAGTGAAGAAGTTTTTGGAAAGAAAGCAAATTTAGGTTGGACTCCTCCCAATGTAGATCGTTGGAAAGACAAAACCTTTATGGGATTTCATCGTGCTGATGGACAAGTGGGAACCAAGAATGTTTGGTTGTTTTTTCCATTGGTTTTTTGTGAAAACAAAAACATTGAGAAACTAAAAGAGATTTTCGAAAACGAATTACTGCCTAAAAAAGATGTTTTGTATAAAAACTTATTGCGCTCTTTGATTGAAGAAAAAAGCGTCGAAGAAGTAGCAGAGAAAAATCCAAATGAAAATCTTTTAGATAATATCGAAGTAAAATTCATCAACCATCAAGGTGGTTGTGGTGGAATTCGACAAGATTCGGAGTTGTTAGCTAAACTGCTTGCAGGCTATGTGAACAATCCTAATGTTGCAGGGGCTACGGTTTTAAGTTTAGGATGTCAAAATTTGCAAATAGATATATTTAAAAAGGCTTTGAAGGAAATAAATCCTAATAGTGACAAAGAAATTTTGATCTATGAGCAACAACAAATCGGGACTACTGATCAAATGTTCCAAATGGTAATTAAAGATTCGTATGAAGCGATTAAAAGAGCCAACCAAATTCAACGTAAACCTGCACCGCTTTCAAAACTAAATATTGGTCTGGAATGTGGTGGTTCTGATGGATTTTCAGGAATATCAGCGAATCCTGCTTTAGGAGTAGTTTCAGATATTTTTGCTGCTCTAGGCGGGAAAACCATTTTGGCAGAATTTCCGGAATTATGTGGTGTTGAGCAAGAATTGATGGACCGATGTGTCGATGAAGAAAAAGCCAACAAGTTTTTAACTTTAATGAAAGCTTTTGAGAAATCGGTTGTAGATGCTGGTTCAGGATTTGATATGAATCCGTCACCCGGAAATATTAAAGACGGATTAATTACCGATGCGATGAAATCGGCCGGTGCAGCCAAAAAAGGAGGAACTTCTCCGGTTGTAGATGTTTTGGATTATGGTGAATACATTTCAAAACCTGGGCTAAATCTTTTGAATACGCCAGGAAATGACGCCGAATGTACTACTGGATTAGTAGGATCAGGAGCAACGGTTGTTTTATTTACTACTGGCTTAGGAAATCCGATGGGAAATCCGATTGCACCTGTTGTTAAAATCTCATCTAATTCGGCTTTAATTAACAGAATGTCTGATATTATTGATGTAAATGCTGGAACAGTAATTACCGGTGAGAAAACCATTGCCGAAGTAGGAGCAGAAATAGTAGATTACATCATAGAGTTAGCGAGCGGAAACATAGAAACAAAAGCAGACCAGTTGAAACAAGATGTGTTTATTCCTTGGAAAAGAGGAGTATCATTATAA
- a CDS encoding sugar kinase, with the protein MNKVVTFGEILLRLSPPSYLRLTQATSFDLYYGCAEANVAASLAKFGIPVKFITAVPPNELGESSISMLRSFGVEPIVTTQGKRLGIYYFEQGASERPGKVVYDREDSSFSLLRKGMIDWESIFKDAQWFHWSGITPSLSQDLAELCEEALMVADKMGLTISADLNYRPTLWRYGKKANEVMPNLVKYCDVLLGGADETEKVLGIDYNEDDTQETVFSSWMKAFPKLKNIVTTQRIQANASSNGISASFWDGKNMLQSRKYNVSHIIDRIGAGDAFMAGIIYGLLTYKEDYQTVLEFAVAAACLKHSISGDINLATVKEVEALMQGFGGGRVSR; encoded by the coding sequence ATGAATAAAGTAGTCACATTCGGAGAAATATTATTAAGGTTGTCGCCACCAAGTTATTTACGATTAACTCAGGCAACTTCCTTTGATTTATATTACGGATGTGCAGAAGCAAATGTTGCAGCATCATTGGCAAAATTTGGAATTCCGGTCAAATTTATCACAGCTGTTCCACCCAATGAATTGGGAGAATCTTCCATAAGCATGTTGCGTTCTTTTGGAGTTGAACCAATTGTAACTACACAAGGGAAACGATTGGGTATTTATTATTTTGAACAAGGTGCATCAGAAAGACCTGGAAAAGTAGTTTATGATCGCGAAGATTCTTCATTTTCGCTTTTAAGAAAAGGAATGATTGATTGGGAATCGATATTCAAAGATGCCCAATGGTTTCATTGGTCGGGAATCACGCCATCACTTTCTCAGGATTTGGCTGAATTGTGTGAAGAAGCTTTGATGGTAGCAGATAAAATGGGGTTGACGATTTCAGCTGATTTGAATTACAGACCAACACTTTGGAGGTATGGTAAAAAAGCCAATGAAGTAATGCCTAATTTGGTTAAATATTGTGATGTGTTATTAGGTGGTGCCGATGAAACTGAAAAAGTTTTAGGAATAGATTATAATGAAGACGATACGCAAGAAACTGTTTTTTCGAGTTGGATGAAAGCTTTTCCAAAGTTGAAAAATATTGTTACAACTCAAAGGATACAAGCTAATGCATCATCAAATGGTATAAGTGCTTCATTTTGGGATGGTAAAAACATGTTACAATCCAGAAAATACAATGTTTCGCATATTATTGATAGAATTGGAGCTGGAGATGCATTTATGGCAGGAATAATTTACGGATTATTGACATACAAAGAAGATTATCAAACAGTATTAGAATTCGCAGTGGCAGCAGCTTGTTTAAAACATTCCATTTCGGGTGATATTAATTTGGCAACCGTTAAAGAAGTAGAAGCATTGATGCAAGGTTTTGGTGGCGGAAGAGTTTCAAGATAA
- a CDS encoding LacI family DNA-binding transcriptional regulator gives MSPKATIYDIAKELNISAATVSRALNNNPKISESTCKLVIETAARMNYKQNKLAQALKSGKSHNIGVIVPRIDSNFFASIIRGIEEELYPHKYNVIICQTHEDEKREIENINTLLNTQVDGILMSVSNMSSENDRVIEKVLEKKVPVIFFDRKKNIHGVSSVTINDFGAAYAATKHLIEQGSSKIAYFTGDRSLEIYENRFNGYKQALIDSGLNLKEDYVIQTKSNVEAGKMAVKKLLKLKDKPDAIFSASDFAALGAIQELKSQGIRIPEDFCVVGFGNEPFTEFMELSISSVDQNTMEMGKVAAQVFMEQINNTDKNSKIEKKVVLNAELLIRKSSSKESK, from the coding sequence ATGAGTCCAAAAGCAACCATTTACGATATAGCAAAAGAATTAAATATATCTGCTGCAACTGTATCAAGAGCTCTTAATAACAATCCAAAAATAAGTGAAAGTACTTGTAAGCTAGTAATAGAAACGGCTGCAAGAATGAATTACAAGCAAAACAAATTAGCTCAAGCTTTAAAAAGTGGTAAGAGCCACAATATTGGTGTGATTGTACCACGTATTGATAGCAATTTTTTTGCTTCTATTATCAGAGGAATTGAAGAAGAGTTATATCCACACAAATATAATGTCATTATCTGTCAAACTCATGAAGACGAAAAAAGAGAAATTGAAAATATAAATACACTATTAAACACTCAAGTTGATGGAATATTAATGTCAGTTTCAAATATGAGTTCTGAAAATGATAGAGTAATTGAAAAAGTTCTAGAAAAGAAAGTTCCTGTTATATTTTTTGACAGGAAAAAAAATATTCATGGAGTAAGTTCAGTTACCATTAATGACTTTGGTGCAGCATATGCTGCAACTAAACATCTAATTGAACAAGGTTCTTCAAAAATTGCTTATTTCACAGGTGATCGTTCATTAGAAATTTATGAAAATCGTTTTAACGGATACAAGCAAGCTTTAATTGATAGTGGTCTTAATTTAAAAGAAGACTATGTTATTCAAACAAAGAGTAATGTTGAAGCTGGTAAAATGGCAGTAAAAAAACTTTTAAAATTGAAAGATAAGCCAGATGCAATATTCTCTGCCAGTGATTTTGCTGCACTTGGAGCTATTCAAGAATTAAAATCACAAGGAATAAGAATTCCAGAAGATTTTTGTGTTGTAGGTTTTGGAAATGAACCTTTTACAGAATTTATGGAACTTTCTATATCTTCTGTTGATCAAAACACTATGGAAATGGGTAAAGTGGCCGCACAAGTATTTATGGAACAAATAAATAATACCGATAAAAACTCAAAAATTGAGAAAAAGGTAGTTTTAAATGCTGAATTACTTATTCGAAAATCTTCTTCTAAAGAATCAAAATAA
- a CDS encoding sugar kinase has translation MSKKVVTFGEIMLRLAPQGFLRFSQADNFDVVYGGGESNVAVSLANYGIPVDFVTRLPKNDIGECAMMEMRKRGVGVDKIVWGGERLGIYFLETGAVSRGSKVVYDRAYSSMSTIQSGMINWEEVFQDVEWFHWTGITPAISQSSADVCLEAVKVASKMGVTISTDLNYRAKLWKYCDAAKREEIMTELTSYCDVVLGNEEDAEMHFGIKPEGAAVQTHGHDVKAEAFLSVCQQMMERFPRAKKVITTLRGSISASHNTWAGVLYDGKQMLQTRQYQITDIVDRVGGGDSFMGGLIYGLLTYPDDDQNALDFAVAASCLKHTIKGDANLVTVDEVQKLMGGDASGRVAR, from the coding sequence ATGTCTAAAAAAGTAGTAACATTTGGTGAGATAATGTTAAGATTAGCACCACAAGGATTTTTAAGATTTTCACAAGCAGACAATTTTGATGTTGTATATGGAGGTGGAGAATCAAATGTAGCGGTTTCATTAGCTAATTATGGAATTCCGGTAGATTTTGTAACACGTTTACCAAAGAATGATATTGGAGAGTGTGCTATGATGGAAATGCGTAAAAGAGGAGTTGGTGTCGATAAAATTGTTTGGGGTGGAGAACGTTTAGGAATTTATTTTCTAGAAACAGGTGCCGTTAGCAGAGGAAGTAAAGTAGTTTATGACAGAGCTTATTCTTCAATGTCTACTATTCAGTCTGGTATGATCAACTGGGAAGAGGTATTTCAAGATGTTGAGTGGTTCCACTGGACCGGTATTACGCCTGCAATTTCTCAAAGTTCTGCTGATGTTTGTTTGGAAGCGGTGAAGGTAGCCAGCAAAATGGGAGTTACTATTTCAACCGATTTGAATTACCGTGCTAAGCTTTGGAAATACTGTGACGCTGCAAAAAGAGAAGAAATCATGACTGAATTGACTTCGTATTGTGATGTAGTTCTAGGAAATGAAGAAGATGCTGAAATGCACTTTGGTATCAAACCTGAAGGAGCAGCGGTACAAACTCATGGACATGATGTTAAAGCCGAAGCGTTCTTATCGGTTTGCCAACAAATGATGGAAAGATTCCCAAGAGCTAAAAAAGTAATTACAACATTACGTGGTTCAATTTCTGCTTCTCACAATACTTGGGCAGGAGTTTTATACGATGGAAAACAAATGTTACAAACCCGTCAATATCAAATTACAGATATCGTAGATAGAGTTGGTGGAGGTGATAGTTTTATGGGTGGATTAATCTACGGATTATTAACATATCCAGATGATGACCAAAACGCACTAGACTTTGCAGTAGCTGCTTCTTGCTTAAAACACACAATTAAAGGTGATGCTAACTTAGTAACAGTTGATGAAGTTCAAAAATTAATGGGAGGCGATGCTTCTGGTAGAGTGGCAAGATAA